In one Plasmodium reichenowi strain SY57 chromosome 7, whole genome shotgun sequence genomic region, the following are encoded:
- a CDS encoding hypothetical protein (conserved Plasmodium protein, unknown function), giving the protein MKELSLDNELELFYEYITSFEYIIRNFSNYIKRKKRNYKTIRRNDIINDVVNKYLNKIIPIKLLLHMKCSKNRRFYENLFICCYYHVIIKYIIHDPLFNLERIIEYCINHKIKMENIKEKEKKIDKHNDQCENNKINNNNNKINNNKINNNNNSSSNNSSSNNSSNSSCSKKKTKKEGKKNQYSEEGISDNFIEGCDDKTFDDYLECFNFIKEDNICFLTKKNKMNIVYDIMNICKENNILYKILNDEYIILNETYEEICHVTYSFGIMCYVFGFYKFFKIENLKIIKNNNICSYNLFQWVYDIKYTIIKYYSYLCNDPKNIKIFHDNINIIDDKKRKNNISTDHFNNMNLYVNILDNNEYFLNYIIFYYICNLKKICNKWLNLRNNFFYIFNEYIEESFKNNIIKKNKEMQEIFSISLSSGDTKQKKNLYNVESLQMCNLKNVIQKCSYINECLFFNNNKREYTNQNEEYIHMLKNSREKFISYKKKYINFDLKDEVDISLHSVKFVLHYVNSIYNDDENDQMEMQDKILDDVISCDDNISKEKKKIKYEKIKKHLDNLYNKMKSMKSSKVYIWMYLYVNFVFDFFYVNIKKNYRKINNYCLCFDECMHENSNVENVLGGSNNNNNNNNNNNNNNNNNNNDGNNNNNSNNNNNDSNNNNNNSSSSSNNNNNNIKKKYIIVFNLSGLIDFINKKNNLEKKKICLMLKNYIDNVLFNECKELFVEELNVDEKKNKNDIDGDDYHKIKFSHPLEEWEKTNTKNSIDEKCKKKKNNLLDESINNSVITNNNITLDNTYLYNIKNDEDKIHSNVLLSLSKYYEIHKYYKGKIKISNFVNDYIYMFISYLTLIDMKLSLLLVEKYNLTIPNKYLDLSCYIYICQMNKQNSNIIFFISKFDIHRHILTNDVANKNLKENYKIYKNIECNNNIMNNVINGSNNNNINSNNNNNINSNNNNNINSNNNNINSNNNNINNNNNNNINSNNNIKNCDINFTFLDDIITIYKKQKNEIINFNNINIIHDNINQAIPQSHNNISNDGLEDCKSNVCTINNNINNLRGIDINNTNVKDYCFVSEGNNCLHNNFVKSGSFDLYNTNQDIEGNKNMRINKYSDDLIKCNFMDNKLREINLKKDMNLSNEIYKDEICNDVIRNMSHAFLNKDMDMYHNIDIYNINQLNEFNNMNKYYNADNVKDINFMNSNIYPIKMNIPYNINLNEIFMNDCRVSNIIHFCKGDRTLELELIKQRIINGNIKYAIKLIKIFNYELLHFPNLFFYLNYKSYNYLLSSFDKKYIIYYLYDNPKYLKIYFNSLLKKKNKESCVMCIYFLYPLYMNLEDIDFKTFFYLFYKNKKGKKISYSTTGSYNNNNNNMNNMNNMNMNTVGNYMISSNNPNNMNNMYNMNNSCFNYNYYNNDVYFEGEYYICDCRDGNKNMLTTLEQNNNNNINNNNSFCISTCSNIMWFLKNECNIINEECFTFRNEEDIYFENLNRIYKICDLCKYFDMFKILKKIHSEIIKSSFDYLIKMKGSCFCQKNYICIKDVGSCLNNVVIIDKFKDFYMLYEKIKKNEKILFIDAEWKCAVFRENPIISIFQIALKDSVLSYIIDVKNISLENYQVNYYISDLFRDENIIKIGVAFLNNDMLHFRKYYDILNMLTCKKYKDILIDDSDMGTQENGLKHKIVNMNTYNDTVPFYNNNMNNNKRNDNHILLKKVTKNIHEYTINYAGDTMASSNNMLGYDNRSYIYGYTNNMNSNNNNNNNNNNNNNNNNNNNNNNYSSSSSCCNNNFFNLGEKIKEESHSIKFNNNLYDDISYKNIFPVNYFIKYKNNDKLINDLLNTKCKTCNKIGIYSCIHKYYNLEYIYNKYYDHLKFNFPYLKKNMSYSVKFFGKILFPEKQVNKECQIINWNFRPLSSSSVEYAILDVLILKNFFYLIQTKLPIDIECAL; this is encoded by the coding sequence atgaaAGAGTTAAGTTTAGATAACGAGTTAGAGCTgttttatgaatatattacatcatttgaatatattataagaaattttagtaattatataaaaaggaaaaaaagaaattataaaacGATTAGAAgaaatgatataataaatgatgttgtaaataaatatttgaaCAAAATTATCCCTATAAAATTGTTGCTTCATATGAAATGTTCTAAGAATAGGAGattttatgaaaatttgtttatatgttgttattatcatgtcataataaaatatattatacatgATCCTTTGTTTAATTTAGAGAGGATAATAGAATACTGTATTAATCATAAgataaaaatggaaaatattaaagagaaggagaaaaaaattgaCAAGCATAATGATCAAtgtgaaaataataaaataaataataataataataaaataaataataataaaataaataataataataatagtagtagtaataatagtagtagtaataatagtagtaataGTAGTTGTAGTAAGAAAAAGACGAAGAAAGAAGGGAAGAAAAATCAATATAGTGAAGAAGGCATTTCTGATAATTTCATAGAAGGTTGTGATGATAAAACATTTGATGATTACTTAGaatgttttaattttataaaagaagataatatatgttttttaacaaaaaagaataaaatgaatattgtttatgatattatgaatatatgtaaagaaaataatatattatataaaatattaaatgatgaatatattatattaaatgagACATATGAAGAAATATGTCATGTGACATATTCTTTCGGTATTATGTGTTATGTATTTGgtttttataaattctttaaaatagaaaatttaaaaattataaaaaataataatatatgttcCTATAATTTATTCCAATGGGTATATGATATTAAATATactattataaaatattattcctatttatgtaatgatcctaagaatataaagatatttcatgataatataaatattatagatgacaaaaagagaaaaaataatatatcaacagatcattttaataatatgaatctttatgtaaatattcTTGATAAcaatgaatattttttaaattatataatattttattacatatgtaatcttaaaaaaatatgtaataaatgGTTAAACTTAcgtaataattttttttatatttttaatgaatatatagaagaatcttttaaaaataacatcataaaaaaaaataaagaaatgCAAGAAATCTTTTCTATATCCTTATCATCTGGAGAtacaaaacaaaaaaaaaatttatataatgtgGAGTCACTTCAAATGtgtaatttaaaaaatgttatacaaaaatgttcttatataaacgaatgtttattttttaataataataaaagggAATATACTAATCAGAATGAAGAGTATATACACATGTTGAAGAATTCTAGAGAGAAATTTATTtcatacaaaaaaaaatacataaattttGATTTAAAGGATGAGGTAGATATAAGTCTACACAGTGTAAAATTCGTTCTTCATTATGTAAATAGtatttataatgatgatgaaaatgatCAAATGGAAATGCAGGATAAAATTTTAGATGATGTCATTTCGtgtgatgataatatttctaaggagaaaaaaaaaataaaatatgagAAGATTAAGAAGCACTTggataatttatataacaaaatgaaaagtATGAAAAGTTCAAAGGTATATATTTGGATGTATTTGTATGTAAACTTTGTGTTTGATTTCTTttatgttaatataaagaagaattatcgtaaaataaataattattgttTATGTTTTGATGAGTGTATGCATGAGAATAGTAATGTGGAAAATGTATTAGGTggtagtaataataataacaataataacaataataacaataacaacaataataacaataacaacgatggtaataataataataatagcaacaacaacaacaacgatagtaataataataataataatagtagtagtagtagtaataataataataataatattaagaaGAAATACATCATTGTGTTTAATTTATCCGGACTTATCgattttattaataaaaaaaataacctggaaaaaaaaaagatttGCCTCATGCTCAAGAATTATATAGACaatgtattatttaacGAGTGTAAAGAATTGTTTGTCGAGGAACTAAATGTTGAtgagaagaaaaataaaaacgaCATTGACGGTGATGATTATCATAAGATTAAATTTTCTCATCCTTTAGAAGAATGGgaaaaaacaaatacaaaaaatagtatagatgaaaaatgtaagaagaaaaagaataatttattagatgagtctataaataattctgttattacaaataataatataacattagataatacatatttatataatataaaaaatgatgaagaCAAAATTCATTCGaatgttttattatcattatctaaatattatgaaattcataaatattataaagggaaaataaaaataagtaattttgtaaatgattatatttatatgtttatatcTTATTTAACCTTGATAGATATGAAATTATCTTTGTTGCTAgtagaaaaatataatctAACGATACctaataaatatttagaTTTAAgttgttatatatatatatgccagatgaataaacaaaattcaaatataattttttttataagtaAGTTTGATATACATCGACATATTTTAACAAATGACGTGGCTAATAAAAACCTAAAGGAAAattataagatatataaaaatattgaatgtaacaataatattatgaataatgTAATTAATGGTagcaataataataatataaacagtaataataataataatataaacagtaataataataataatataaacagtaataataataatataaacagtaataataataatataaacaataataataataataatataaacagtaataataatataaaaaattgcGATATTAATTTTACTTTTCTGGATGACATAATTActatttataaaaaacaaaaaaatgaaataattaacttcaataatataaatataattcatgataatataaatcaaGCTATCCCTCAAAgtcataataatatttcaaatgATGGATTAGAGGATTGTAAAAGTAATGTGTGTAccattaataataatataaataatttgagaggtatagatataaataatactaATGTAAAGGATTACTGTTTTGTATCGGAAGGAAATAATTGTctacataataattttgtgAAGAGTGGTTCCtttgatttatataatacaaatcAAGATATTGAAGgcaataaaaatatgagaATTAACAAGTACAGTGatgatttaataaaatgCAATTTTATGGATAATAAATTAAGAGAAATAAATTTGAAAAAAGATATGAATCTAAGCAATGAAATTTACAAAGATGAGATATGTAATGATGTGATTAGAAATATGTCACATgcttttttaaataaagatatgGACATGTATCAcaatatagatatatataatataaatcaaTTGAAcgaatttaataatatgaataaatattataatgcTGATAATGTTAAggatataaattttatgaatagtaatatatatcccataaaaatgaatataccgtataatataaatttaaatgaaatatttatgaatgATTGTAGAGTTTCcaatattattcatttttgtAAAGGTGATAGAACATTAGAATTAGAATTAATTAAACAAAGAATTATAAAcggaaatataaaatatgctataaaattaattaaaatatttaattatgaattattacatttccccaacttatttttttatttaaattacaaatcctataattatttattaagtagttttgataaaaaatatattatttattatttatatgacaatccaaaatatttaaaaatttattttaattctttgttaaaaaagaagaataaAGAATCATGTGTGATGTGTATCTATTTCTTATATCCCTTATATATGAACTTGGAAGATATCGattttaaaacatttttttatttattttataaaaataagaagGGAAAGAAAATAAGTTATAGTACAACTggttcatataataataataataataatatgaataatatgaataatatgaatatgaaTACGGTTGGTAATTATATGATCAGTTCAAATAATccaaataatatgaataatatgtataatatgaataattcatgttttaattataattattataataatgatgtaTATTTTGAAGGAGAATATTACATATGCGATTGCAGGGAtggtaataaaaatatgttgACGACATTAGAACagaacaataataataatattaataataataattcattttgtATATCTACTTGTAGTAATATTATGTggtttttaaaaaatgagtgtaatataataaatgaagaatGTTTTACTTTTCGAAATGaagaagatatatattttgagAATTTaaatagaatatataaaatatgtgatttatgtaaatatttcgatatgtttaaaatattaaagaagATTCATTCtgaaattataaaaagttcttttgattatttaataaaaatgaaaggATCTTGTTTTTGTCAAAAGAAttacatatgtataaagGATGTAGGTTCTTGTTTAAATAACGTAGTTATTATAGATAAATTTAAAGATTTTTACATgttatatgaaaaaattaaaaagaatgaaAAGATACTTTTTATAGATGCTGAATGGAAATGTGCCGTCTTTAGAGAAAATCCTATCATATCAATTTTTCAAATTGCTTTAAAAGATAGTGTTTTATCTTATATTATAGATGTAAAGAATATATCTTTGGAGAATTATCAAgttaattattatatttctgATTTGTTTAGagatgaaaatattataaaaattggTGTGGCCTTTTTGAATAATGATATGTTACATTTTAGAAAATActatgatatattaaatatgttaacttgtaaaaagtataaagatatattaattgATGATAGCGATATGGGAACTCAAGAAAACGGACTTAAACATAAAATTGTGAATATGAATACTTATAATGATACCGTacctttttataataacaatatgaataataataagaggaatgataatcatatattattaaaaaaagtcACGAAGAATATTCATGAATATACAATAAATTATGCTGGTGACACTATGGCGAGTTCGAATAATATGCTTGGATATGATAATAGAAGTTATATCTATGGATAcacaaataatatgaatagtaacaacaacaacaataataataataacaacaacaacaataataataataataataacaacaataattatagtagtagtagtagctgttgtaataataatttttttaatttagGTGAAAAGATAAAAGAAGAATCACACAgtattaaatttaataataatttatatgatgatataagctataaaaatattttcccagtaaattattttataaaatataaaaataacgataaattaattaatgatcttttaaatacaaaatgtaaaacttgtaataaaataggtatatatagttgtatacataaatattataatttagaatatatatataataaatattatgatcatttaaaatttaattttccatatcttaaaaaaaatatgagTTATTCTGTTAAATTCTTTggtaaaatattatttccaGAAAAACAAGTTAATAAAGAATGCCAAATTATTAATTGGAATTTTAGACCTCTTTCATCAAGTAGTGTTGAATATGCAATATTAGATGttcttattttaaaaaattttttttatttaattcaaACAAAATTACCCATAGATATTGAATGTGCTTTATGA
- a CDS encoding eukaryotic translation initiation factor 2 alpha subunit, putative: MILMSELSKRRFRSVNKLIRVGRHEVVLVLRVDSQKGYIDLSKRRVSPKDIIKCEEKFSKSKKVHQTVRHVAKEHGITVEELNEKAIWPLYERYGHALDALKEATMNPENVFKGLDISEEIKNSLLKDIKLRLTPQALKLRGRIDVWCFGYEGIDAVKEALKKGKEISNDKVSINIKLIAPPQYVIVTSCHDKDLGMAKIQEAMKVISDKIKEYKGGDFKQQGEILVIGGDEEKRLEELLDKHDGISSDDDDYNTSDEDDENSSEEDENTSEDEEEED, translated from the coding sequence GTATGATTTTAATGTCCGAACTATCCAAAAGACGATTCAGAAGTGTGAACAAATTAATACGTGTCGGTAGGCATGAGGTTGTACTTGTATTAAGAGTAGATAGCCAAAAAGGATATATCGATTTATCAAAAAGAAGAGTATCACcaaaagatataataaaatgtgAAGAGAAATTTTCTAAATCTAAAAAGGTGCACCAGACTGTGCGACATGTAGCAAAAGAACATGGTATTACTGTAGAAGAGCTAAATGAGAAAGCTATATGGCCATTATATGAAAGATATGGACATGCGTTAGATGCGTTGAAAGAAGCTACGATGAATCCAGAAAATGTATTTAAAGGCTTAGATATATctgaagaaataaaaaattcattattaaaagatattaaATTAAGACTTACTCCTCAAGCATTAAAATTAAGAGGCAGAATAGATGTATGGTGTTTTGGATATGAAGGTATTGATGCTGTTAAGGAAGCTCTcaaaaaaggaaaagagATATCGAATGATAAAGTAtctattaatataaaattaattgCTCCACCACAATATGTTATTGTTACTTCTTGTCATGACAAAGATCTTGGTATGGCAAAAATTCAAGAAGCTATGAAAGTTATAAGTGATAAAATCAAAGAATATAAAGGAGGTGATTTTAAACAACAAGGAGAAATTTTAGTTATTGGAGGTGATGAAGAAAAACGTTTAGAAGAATTATTAGATAAACATGATGGTATTTCAagtgatgatgatgattataatacaagtgatgaagatgatgaaaatTCAAGTGAAGAAGACGAAAATACAAGTGAAGACGAGGAGGAGGAAGATTAA